The Malus domestica chromosome 10, GDT2T_hap1 genome contains a region encoding:
- the LOC139187512 gene encoding uncharacterized protein, translating into MSEIYGQLLPLISMSLESGHEPAVKLLQCLAVVSFFGATNSEETETAMQVVWNFISAPESAKELLPEVLVAGIYAWMFLLTSMEGWRLSYNYWNGAISYFCNLLEHGDKSVCVAATEALALIFETGSLDKFWRSEEKVPSTIKYSNLQQLLTGNVLTKLKSVYPNMGGDVNAAKKVRQIMIYFQNFCCPGASVAVNGIDLKLSSWYQMIQWQFLKGFIADGFELHMKENEKLWRVFNFDPYEVAEVGEELYASTTDKSRTRFFLPKERDPYLLTKEATKKERVWRNSHLDKARTQLMNKQRRLSQELNSWI; encoded by the coding sequence ATGTCCGAAATCTACGGACAATTGCTTCCCCTGATTTCCATGTCTCTGGAATCGGGACATGAACCGGCGGTGAAGCTGCTGCAATGCTTGGCTGTTGTGAGTTTCTTTGGTGCAACTAACTCGGAGGAGACTGAAACTGCAATGCAGGTTGTTTGGAATTTTATCAGTGCTCCGGAATCTGCGAAAGAGCTTTTGCCAGAGGTTCTGGTTGCCGGAATATATGCTTGGATGTTTCTTCTTACAAGCATGGAGGGATGGCGGCTCAGCTACAACTACTGGAATGGGGCGATTTCTTACTTCTGTAATCTGTTAGAGCACGGCGATAAATCAGTATGTGTGGCGGCTACTGAAGCTCTAGCTTTGATATTTGAGACTGGTAGTTTGGACAAGTTCTGGAGATCTGAAGAAAAGGTTCCGAGCACGATCAAGTATTCGAATTTGCAACAATTGCTGACAGGGAATGTTTTGACGAAACTCAAGTCTGTTTACCCAAACATGGGAGGTGATGTGAATGCTGCGAAGAAAGTCCGCCAAATTATGATTTATTTTCAGAATTTTTGCTGCCCGGGAGCATCTGTAGCGGTCAATGGGATTGATCTGAAGTTATCGTCATGGTACCAGATGATTCAGTGGCAGTTTTTGAAGGGTTTTATAGCTGACGGGTTTGAACTAcacatgaaggaaaatgagAAGCTGTGGAGGGTGTTCAATTTTGATCCATACGAAGTCGCCGAGGTTGGTGAAGAATTGTATGCGTCTACTACTGATAAGAGCAGGACCCGTTTCTTTTTACCGAAAGAAAGAGATCCGTACTTGCTAACGAAGGAAGCTACAAAGAAGGAGAGGGTTTGGAGGAACTCTCATTTAGACAAGGCGAGAACGCAGTTGATGAACAAACAACGCCGTTTGTCGCAGGAACTGAACAGCTGGATCTAG